One stretch of Rattus norvegicus strain BN/NHsdMcwi chromosome 12, GRCr8, whole genome shotgun sequence DNA includes these proteins:
- the Saxo5 gene encoding stabilizer of axonemal microtubules 5 isoform X1: MPVCPLSREFLKASHFSLGPDPRLHDGTMQCTTHKDFPAYSYVTPVRPPSSPPQPSFFQRDEQWATQKRVSEVRRAFSPPPTLLSRDELRERRLECTRVMQMSNLHLHADTRPVLNLSVAQSDYGWPELPPSAHEDIRSARLLFDRDSMPSGDRKQLRIPTTSYQAHYPPYDAVTPQPHAPCSHLGGPNTLKWNYKGQEGTSYRKQFQAFPSPPALMCKRASSSINLGDSKLGYSTLCSYVKETYTPQGLSPSRYDKAQAAAHIHQVNIGPGDRMFHCRTTMNDEFYSKEPETFVLQRDKTPESHIMKGNWSPGPGSLVTSTKFFHGEPPPLTQPPGRHVSHEKLKDHVALGEPKLLGNFFQTSMGSDYSFVTNPIRQRPLNLSLLESNLPEGTGELDLLTTNQKMIKPHGIVRASVTEELLRKCKYSHIEPPLGRQRFFSTQYQKEFPFKYQGPLVQKPSTMFESHLPLGTARHFGCWHEKVDLRGPQIPMYPCRSQE; this comes from the exons ATGCCTGTGTGCCCGTTGTCCCGGGAGTTCCTCAAGGCCTCACACTTTTCTCTGGGTCCTGATCCGCGGCTGCATGATGGCACTATGCAGTGCACAACGCATAAGGACTTCCCGGCCTATTCCTATGTCACCCCGGTCCGGCCACCCTCGTCACCACCGCAACCCTCATTCTTCCAAAGGGATGAGCAGTGGGCTACCCAGAAGCGTGTGTCCGAGGTGCGCCGTGCGTTCTCACCACCGCCCACATTACTGTCGCGGGATGAGCTGCGGGAGCGCAGGCTGGAGTGCACGAGAGTCATGCAGATGAGCAACCTGCACTTGCATGCGGATACGCGTCCTGTCCTCAACCTGTCCGTTGCACAATCTGACTATGGCTGGCCCGAGCTACCACCGAGCGCTCACGAGGACATCCGAAGCGCGCGCCTCCTCTTTGACCGGGATTCGATGCCCTCGGGTGACCGGAAGCAGCTGCGCATCCCGACCACCTCATACCAAGCACACTACCCGCCCTACGATGCTGTCACCCCTCAGCCCCATGCGCCCTGCAGCCACCTGG GGGGTCCTAACACCCTGAAGTGGAACTACAAGGGACAGGAAGGCACCTCCTACAGGAAGCAGTTCCAAGCCTTCCCAAGCCCCCCTGCCTTGATGTGTAAGAGG GCCTCCTCCAGTATAAACCTAGGAGATAGCAAGCTTGGCTATAGTACCCTGTGCTCATACGTGAAGGAGACCTACACACCTCAGGGGCTGTCCCCTTCCAG GTATGACAAGGCCCAGGCCGCAGCCCACATCCACCAGGTGAACATCGGTCCTGGAGACAGGATGTTCCATTGCAGAACCACCATGAATGACGAGTTCTACTCCAAGGAGCCAG AAACGTTTGTCCTCCAGCGTGATAAGACTCCCGAGTCACACATcatgaaaggaaactggtccccCGGCCCTGGCAGTCTCGTTACCTCCACAAAGTTCTTCCATGGTGAG CCACCTCCTCTGACACAGCCTCCAGGCCGGCATGTGTCTCATGAGAAACTGAAGGATCACGTGGCCTTGGGAGAACCAAAGCTGCTCGGAAACTTCTTCCAAACCTCCATGGGCTCAGACTACAGCTTTGTGACTAACCCCATAAGACAAAGACCCCTCAACTTGTCTTTGTTGGAGAGTAACTTGCCTGAGGGCACAGGTG AATTAGACCttttaaccaccaaccaaaagatGATTAAGCCGCATGGGATAGTTCGAGCTTCTGTCACTGAAGAACTGTTGCGGAAG TGCAAATACAGCCACATAGAGCCCCCGCTGGGTAGACAACGCTTCTTCTCCACTCAGTATCAGAAGGAGTTTCCCTTCAAGTACCAGGGCCCATTGGTACAGAAGCCAAGTACCATGTTTGAGAGCCACTTGCCACTGGGCACAGCCAGACACTTTGGCTGCTGGCATGAGAAAGTGGACCTTCGAGGCCCCCAGATCCCTATGTACCCTTGCCGGAGCCAGGAATAA
- the Saxo5 gene encoding stabilizer of axonemal microtubules 5 isoform X2, which translates to MPVCPLSREFLKASHFSLGPDPRLHDGTMQCTTHKDFPAYSYVTPVRPPSSPPQPSFFQRDEQWATQKRVSEVRRAFSPPPTLLSRDELRERRLECTRVMQMSNLHLHADTRPVLNLSVAQSDYGWPELPPSAHEDIRSARLLFDRDSMPSGDRKQLRIPTTSYQAHYPPYDAVTPQPHAPCSHLGGPNTLKWNYKGQEGTSYRKQFQAFPSPPALMCKRASSSINLGDSKLGYSTLCSYVKETYTPQGLSPSRYDKAQAAAHIHQVNIGPGDRMFHCRTTMNDEFYSKEPETFVLQRDKTPESHIMKGNWSPGPGSLVTSTKFFHGEPPPLTQPPGRHVSHEKLKDHVALGEPKLLGNFFQTSMGSDYSFVTNPIRQRPLNLSLLESNLPEGTGELDLLTTNQKMIKPHGIVRASVTEELLRKLGTEPRALRFLVQIQPHRAPAG; encoded by the exons ATGCCTGTGTGCCCGTTGTCCCGGGAGTTCCTCAAGGCCTCACACTTTTCTCTGGGTCCTGATCCGCGGCTGCATGATGGCACTATGCAGTGCACAACGCATAAGGACTTCCCGGCCTATTCCTATGTCACCCCGGTCCGGCCACCCTCGTCACCACCGCAACCCTCATTCTTCCAAAGGGATGAGCAGTGGGCTACCCAGAAGCGTGTGTCCGAGGTGCGCCGTGCGTTCTCACCACCGCCCACATTACTGTCGCGGGATGAGCTGCGGGAGCGCAGGCTGGAGTGCACGAGAGTCATGCAGATGAGCAACCTGCACTTGCATGCGGATACGCGTCCTGTCCTCAACCTGTCCGTTGCACAATCTGACTATGGCTGGCCCGAGCTACCACCGAGCGCTCACGAGGACATCCGAAGCGCGCGCCTCCTCTTTGACCGGGATTCGATGCCCTCGGGTGACCGGAAGCAGCTGCGCATCCCGACCACCTCATACCAAGCACACTACCCGCCCTACGATGCTGTCACCCCTCAGCCCCATGCGCCCTGCAGCCACCTGG GGGGTCCTAACACCCTGAAGTGGAACTACAAGGGACAGGAAGGCACCTCCTACAGGAAGCAGTTCCAAGCCTTCCCAAGCCCCCCTGCCTTGATGTGTAAGAGG GCCTCCTCCAGTATAAACCTAGGAGATAGCAAGCTTGGCTATAGTACCCTGTGCTCATACGTGAAGGAGACCTACACACCTCAGGGGCTGTCCCCTTCCAG GTATGACAAGGCCCAGGCCGCAGCCCACATCCACCAGGTGAACATCGGTCCTGGAGACAGGATGTTCCATTGCAGAACCACCATGAATGACGAGTTCTACTCCAAGGAGCCAG AAACGTTTGTCCTCCAGCGTGATAAGACTCCCGAGTCACACATcatgaaaggaaactggtccccCGGCCCTGGCAGTCTCGTTACCTCCACAAAGTTCTTCCATGGTGAG CCACCTCCTCTGACACAGCCTCCAGGCCGGCATGTGTCTCATGAGAAACTGAAGGATCACGTGGCCTTGGGAGAACCAAAGCTGCTCGGAAACTTCTTCCAAACCTCCATGGGCTCAGACTACAGCTTTGTGACTAACCCCATAAGACAAAGACCCCTCAACTTGTCTTTGTTGGAGAGTAACTTGCCTGAGGGCACAGGTG AATTAGACCttttaaccaccaaccaaaagatGATTAAGCCGCATGGGATAGTTCGAGCTTCTGTCACTGAAGAACTGTTGCGGAAG ctggggacggaacccagggccttgcgcttcctag TGCAAATACAGCCACATAGAGCCCCCGCTGGGTAG
- the Saxo5 gene encoding stabilizer of axonemal microtubules 5 isoform X3, which translates to MPVCPLSREFLKASHFSLGPDPRLHDGTMQCTTHKDFPAYSYVTPVRPPSSPPQPSFFQRDEQWATQKRVSEVRRAFSPPPTLLSRDELRERRLECTRVMQMSNLHLHADTRPVLNLSVAQSDYGWPELPPSAHEDIRSARLLFDRDSMPSGDRKQLRIPTTSYQAHYPPYDAVTPQPHAPCSHLGGPNTLKWNYKGQEGTSYRKQFQAFPSPPALMCKRASSSINLGDSKLGYSTLCSYVKETYTPQGLSPSRYDKAQAAAHIHQVNIGPGDRMFHCRTTMNDEFYSKEPETFVLQRDKTPESHIMKGNWSPGPGSLVTSTKFFHATSSDTASRPACVS; encoded by the exons ATGCCTGTGTGCCCGTTGTCCCGGGAGTTCCTCAAGGCCTCACACTTTTCTCTGGGTCCTGATCCGCGGCTGCATGATGGCACTATGCAGTGCACAACGCATAAGGACTTCCCGGCCTATTCCTATGTCACCCCGGTCCGGCCACCCTCGTCACCACCGCAACCCTCATTCTTCCAAAGGGATGAGCAGTGGGCTACCCAGAAGCGTGTGTCCGAGGTGCGCCGTGCGTTCTCACCACCGCCCACATTACTGTCGCGGGATGAGCTGCGGGAGCGCAGGCTGGAGTGCACGAGAGTCATGCAGATGAGCAACCTGCACTTGCATGCGGATACGCGTCCTGTCCTCAACCTGTCCGTTGCACAATCTGACTATGGCTGGCCCGAGCTACCACCGAGCGCTCACGAGGACATCCGAAGCGCGCGCCTCCTCTTTGACCGGGATTCGATGCCCTCGGGTGACCGGAAGCAGCTGCGCATCCCGACCACCTCATACCAAGCACACTACCCGCCCTACGATGCTGTCACCCCTCAGCCCCATGCGCCCTGCAGCCACCTGG GGGGTCCTAACACCCTGAAGTGGAACTACAAGGGACAGGAAGGCACCTCCTACAGGAAGCAGTTCCAAGCCTTCCCAAGCCCCCCTGCCTTGATGTGTAAGAGG GCCTCCTCCAGTATAAACCTAGGAGATAGCAAGCTTGGCTATAGTACCCTGTGCTCATACGTGAAGGAGACCTACACACCTCAGGGGCTGTCCCCTTCCAG GTATGACAAGGCCCAGGCCGCAGCCCACATCCACCAGGTGAACATCGGTCCTGGAGACAGGATGTTCCATTGCAGAACCACCATGAATGACGAGTTCTACTCCAAGGAGCCAG AAACGTTTGTCCTCCAGCGTGATAAGACTCCCGAGTCACACATcatgaaaggaaactggtccccCGGCCCTGGCAGTCTCGTTACCTCCACAAAGTTCTTCCATG CCACCTCCTCTGACACAGCCTCCAGGCCGGCATGTGTCTCATGA
- the Saxo5 gene encoding stabilizer of axonemal microtubules 5 isoform X5: MPVCPLSREFLKASHFSLGPDPRLHDGTMQCTTHKDFPAYSYVTPVRPPSSPPQPSFFQRDEQWATQKRVSEVRRAFSPPPTLLSRDELRERRLECTRVMQMSNLHLHADTRPVLNLSVAQSDYGWPELPPSAHEDIRSARLLFDRDSMPSGDRKQLRIPTTSYQAHYPPYDAVTPQPHAPCSHLGGPNTLKWNYKGQEGTSYRKQFQAFPSPPALMCKRASSSINLGDSKLGYSTLCSYVKETYTPQGLSPSRHQA; the protein is encoded by the exons ATGCCTGTGTGCCCGTTGTCCCGGGAGTTCCTCAAGGCCTCACACTTTTCTCTGGGTCCTGATCCGCGGCTGCATGATGGCACTATGCAGTGCACAACGCATAAGGACTTCCCGGCCTATTCCTATGTCACCCCGGTCCGGCCACCCTCGTCACCACCGCAACCCTCATTCTTCCAAAGGGATGAGCAGTGGGCTACCCAGAAGCGTGTGTCCGAGGTGCGCCGTGCGTTCTCACCACCGCCCACATTACTGTCGCGGGATGAGCTGCGGGAGCGCAGGCTGGAGTGCACGAGAGTCATGCAGATGAGCAACCTGCACTTGCATGCGGATACGCGTCCTGTCCTCAACCTGTCCGTTGCACAATCTGACTATGGCTGGCCCGAGCTACCACCGAGCGCTCACGAGGACATCCGAAGCGCGCGCCTCCTCTTTGACCGGGATTCGATGCCCTCGGGTGACCGGAAGCAGCTGCGCATCCCGACCACCTCATACCAAGCACACTACCCGCCCTACGATGCTGTCACCCCTCAGCCCCATGCGCCCTGCAGCCACCTGG GGGGTCCTAACACCCTGAAGTGGAACTACAAGGGACAGGAAGGCACCTCCTACAGGAAGCAGTTCCAAGCCTTCCCAAGCCCCCCTGCCTTGATGTGTAAGAGG GCCTCCTCCAGTATAAACCTAGGAGATAGCAAGCTTGGCTATAGTACCCTGTGCTCATACGTGAAGGAGACCTACACACCTCAGGGGCTGTCCCCTTCCAG gcaccaggcatga
- the Saxo5 gene encoding stabilizer of axonemal microtubules 5 isoform X4: MCKRASSSINLGDSKLGYSTLCSYVKETYTPQGLSPSRYDKAQAAAHIHQVNIGPGDRMFHCRTTMNDEFYSKEPETFVLQRDKTPESHIMKGNWSPGPGSLVTSTKFFHGEPPPLTQPPGRHVSHEKLKDHVALGEPKLLGNFFQTSMGSDYSFVTNPIRQRPLNLSLLESNLPEGTGELDLLTTNQKMIKPHGIVRASVTEELLRKCKYSHIEPPLGRQRFFSTQYQKEFPFKYQGPLVQKPSTMFESHLPLGTARHFGCWHEKVDLRGPQIPMYPCRSQE, translated from the exons ATGTGTAAGAGG GCCTCCTCCAGTATAAACCTAGGAGATAGCAAGCTTGGCTATAGTACCCTGTGCTCATACGTGAAGGAGACCTACACACCTCAGGGGCTGTCCCCTTCCAG GTATGACAAGGCCCAGGCCGCAGCCCACATCCACCAGGTGAACATCGGTCCTGGAGACAGGATGTTCCATTGCAGAACCACCATGAATGACGAGTTCTACTCCAAGGAGCCAG AAACGTTTGTCCTCCAGCGTGATAAGACTCCCGAGTCACACATcatgaaaggaaactggtccccCGGCCCTGGCAGTCTCGTTACCTCCACAAAGTTCTTCCATGGTGAG CCACCTCCTCTGACACAGCCTCCAGGCCGGCATGTGTCTCATGAGAAACTGAAGGATCACGTGGCCTTGGGAGAACCAAAGCTGCTCGGAAACTTCTTCCAAACCTCCATGGGCTCAGACTACAGCTTTGTGACTAACCCCATAAGACAAAGACCCCTCAACTTGTCTTTGTTGGAGAGTAACTTGCCTGAGGGCACAGGTG AATTAGACCttttaaccaccaaccaaaagatGATTAAGCCGCATGGGATAGTTCGAGCTTCTGTCACTGAAGAACTGTTGCGGAAG TGCAAATACAGCCACATAGAGCCCCCGCTGGGTAGACAACGCTTCTTCTCCACTCAGTATCAGAAGGAGTTTCCCTTCAAGTACCAGGGCCCATTGGTACAGAAGCCAAGTACCATGTTTGAGAGCCACTTGCCACTGGGCACAGCCAGACACTTTGGCTGCTGGCATGAGAAAGTGGACCTTCGAGGCCCCCAGATCCCTATGTACCCTTGCCGGAGCCAGGAATAA